From the genome of Spinacia oleracea cultivar Varoflay chromosome 2, BTI_SOV_V1, whole genome shotgun sequence, one region includes:
- the LOC110785912 gene encoding uncharacterized protein, giving the protein MDLDEFTFPATHPTTTPIDSPPLWRLSPSASPTPSYLEATTGMKLNIKTSENGNFYSRKSCSFLEGKCLTKRSRLSGNNEDDDQAQEKMDMLWEDLNYEELFKSKRDSRLFEFHSKGSNEVMEFGCVPTPFKLVRTSTMKGGGSKIKRPSMVVLIKVLKRLFVLQQFAKKRSR; this is encoded by the coding sequence ATGGATTTAGATGAGTTCACCTTCCCTGCCACCCATCCAACCACCACTCCGATCGATTCACCACCGCTATGGCGGCTCTCTCCTTCGGCCTCCCCTACACCTTCTTACTTAGAAGCAACAACAGGGATGAAGCTCAACATCAAAACATCCGAAAATGGCAACTTTTACTCTAGGAAAAGTTGTTCATTTTTAGAAGGGAAATGCTTAACAAAGAGGTCAAGATTAAGTGGTAATAATGAAGATGATGATCAAGCTCAAGAAAAGATGGATATGTTATGGGAAGATTTGAATTATGAAGAATTATTCAAAAGTAAGCGCGATTCGAGGTTGTTTGAGTTTCATTCTAAGGGAAGTAATGAGGTTATGGAGTTTGGATGTGTTCCTACACCATTCAAGTTAGTAAGAACTAGTACTATGAAAGGTGGTGGTAGTAAAATTAAGAGACCAAGTATGGTTGTGTTAATTAAGGTTCTTAAAAGACTCTTTGTTCTTCAACAATTCGCAAAGAAGAGGTCCCGCTGA
- the LOC110789878 gene encoding probable magnesium transporter NIPA4 gives MQESGETSGTYHGMSSDNIKGLVLALSSSFFIGASFIVKKKGLKKAGASGVRAGSGGYSYLYEPLWWTGMLTMVVGEIANFAAYAFAPAILVTPLGAVSIIISATLAHIILRERLHMFGILGCILCVVGSITIVLHAPQERQIESVAEVWDLATEPGFLAYAVLVLVVVFILMVNYVPQYGQTHVMVYIGICSLVGSLSVMGVKALGIALKLTFSGTNQLAYPQTWVFAIFVVSCILTQMNYLNKALDTFNTALVSPIYYVMFTTFTILASVIMFKDWAGQNGSQIVTEMCGFVTILAGTFLLHKTKDMTDSPSFSFSRTPRHSNMEEFDLEGAPLVNQELAHTS, from the exons ATGCAAGAGTCAGGGGAAACTTCTGGAACTTACCATGGGATGTCCTCTGACAACATTAAAGGTTTGGTTTTGGCTTTGTCTTCAAGTTTTTTCATTGGGGCAAGCTTCATTGTTAAGAAGAAAGGCTTGAAGAAGGCCGGTGCTAGTGGTGTTAGAGCAG GTAGTGGAGGTTACTCCTATTTATATGAACCACTTTGGTGGACTGGCATGTTAACCA TGGTTGTTGGGGAAATTGCAAATTTTGCGGCCTACGCTTTTGCTCCAGCTATTTTGGTGACTCCACTTGGTGCAGTCAGTATCATCATAAG TGCTACCCTTGCGCACATTATTTTGAGAGAGAGGCTGCATATGTTCGGGATTCTTGGCTGTATACTATGTGTTGTGGGCTCAATAACAATTGTTTTGCATGCACCTCAAGAGCGCCAAATTGAGTCTGTAGCTGAAGTATGGGATCTAGCCACAGAGCCGG GTTTCCTCGCATATGCAGTTCTGGTGCTAGTAGTAGTTTTTATTCTCATGGTAAACTATGTTCCACAATATGGGCAGACTCACGTAATGGTCTACATTGGAATTTGTTCACTTGTGGGGTCTTTGTCG GTAATGGGTGTTAAAGCACTTGGAATCGCTCTGAAGTTGACATTCTCAGGAACAAATCAATTGGCATATCcccaaacttgggtatttgctATTTTTGTGGTGTCATGTATTCTAACGCAAATGAATTATTTAAACAAG GCACTTGATACTTTCAACACAGCTTTGGTGTCACCTATATACTATGTGATGTTCACAACCTTTACCATTCTGGCTAGTGTTATTATGTTTAAG GATTGGGCTGGACAAAATGGAAGTCAAATTGTCACAGAGATGTGTGGATTTGTAACCATTCTGGCAGGAACTTTTCTTCTACATAAAACAAAGGATATGACAGACA GCCCTTCATTCTCGTTCTCACGAACCCCTAGGCACTCAAACATGGAAGAATTCGACCTTGAAGGCGCTCCGCTGGTGAACCAAGAACTAGCACATACATCATAG